A single Drosophila miranda strain MSH22 chromosome XR, D.miranda_PacBio2.1, whole genome shotgun sequence DNA region contains:
- the LOC108152321 gene encoding uncharacterized protein DDB_G0283357 isoform X6, translating to MSSDTNSCASFFAQEHTNATLSQYFQQLNSQVAAAAAVASGGAPSSSNNNNNSSSSSSGNNSSGNSDSGNDGSLTGSTGTLDNHRSSVSSNDSGKSSAEGAGGGGGASGSASGSTSGLNAWALQQQQQTAALHHQQQQQQQQQQQQHLQQQQQAHAHQQHAAAVAAAQIQQQQHTHHAQQHAAAQQQQHHPHGPPHGPPHGPPHSHPAHPHPHSHQHPHHTHPQQQQQQQQHHHQQQQQQQQHAQQQQHHAAQLAHTLSSAAAAPAPNNSNSGSGSGSTHSIFGTGNFHYKSNNSWTLPTLTYQRLYQENPHYQRSAFMDPQGNGAAAAAAVAAAGCNVAAAAAAAAANVAGGGQAVVNASSNSSSSNTPAAGALNPNSNVVASQNSSNSNNNSSSNPNANTNVSSVDHVANAVAAAVIANEHQNHLNSLKARFQPSSSGKSTSNSKEIICPDDKYKEEGDIWNVEAQTAFLGPNLWDKTLPYDADLKVTQYADLDEFLSENNIPDGLPGTHLGHSSGLGHRSDSLGHAAGLSLGLGHITTKRERSPSPSDCISPDTLNPPSPAESTFSFASSGRDFDPRTRAFSDEELKPQPMIKKSRKQFVPDELKDDKYWARRRKNNIAAKRSRDARRQKENQIAMRARYLEKENATLHQEVEQLKQENMDLRARLSKFQDV from the exons ATGTCGTCGGATACGAACTCGTGCGCCAGCTTCTTTGCCCAGGAGCATACCAATGCCACACTGTCGCAGTACTTCCAGCAGCTCAACTCTCAGGTGGCTGCCGCTGCGGCCGTGGCCAGTGGCGGGgcccccagcagcagcaacaacaacaacaacagcagcagcagcagcagtggcaacaatagcagcggcaacagcgacaGTGGCAACGATGGCAGCCTCACCGGATCGACGGGCACCCTGGATAACCATCGCAGCAGCGTCAGCAGCAATGATTCGGGCAAGAGCAGTGCAGAGGGCGCTGGCGGTGGAGGcggtgccagtggcagtgccagtggcagcaCCAGTGGCTTGAATGCCTGGgccctgcagcagcagcaacagacgGCAGCGttgcaccaccagcagcagcaacagcagcaacagcaacagcagcaacatttacagcagcagcagcaggcgcatGCACACCAGCAACATGCTGCCGCTGTGGCTGCCGCGCAGatccagcagcaacaacacacacatcACGCTCAACAGCATGCcgctgcccagcagcagcagcaccatccCCATGGACCGCCTCATGGACCTCCCCATGGACCGCCCCATAGCCACCCAGCGCATCCACACCCCCACTCGCACCAGCACCCGCACCACACCcacccacagcagcaacagcagcagcaacaacatcatcaccagcaacagcaacagcagcagcaacacgcccaacagcaacaacatcacGCCGCCCAACTGGCCCACACCCTCTCCtcggcagcggcagcccccgcccccaacaacagcaacagcggaAGTGGAAGCGGCAGCACCCACTCCATCTTCGGAACCGGAAATTTCCACTACAAGAGCAACAACTCGTGGACCCTGCCGACGCTCACGTACCAGAGGCTCTACCAGGAGAACCCCCACTACCAGCGGAGCGCCTTCATGGATCCCCAGGGGAATggggcggcagcagcagcagcagtggccgCTGCCGGCTGCaatgtggcagcagcagctgcggcCGCGGCTGCCAATGTTGCTGGTGGCGGTCAGGCCGTCGTCAATGCGAGCTCCAATAGCTCCAGCAGCAACACTCCAGCAGCGGGAGCCCTCAATCCCAACAGCAATGTGGTGGCCAGTCAAAATagtagcaacagcaacaacaacagcagcagcaaccccAACGCCAACACTAATGTGTCCTCCGTGGATCATGTGGCAAatgcagtggcagcggcagtgaTTGCCAACGAGCATCAGAACCATTTGAACAGCCTCAAGGCGAGATTTCAGCCATCTAGCTCAG GCAAATCCACATCGAATAGCAAAGAAATCATCTGTCCGGATGACAAGTACAAGGAGGAGGGCGACATCTGGAATGTCGAGGCACAGACGGCGTTTCTTGGCCCAAACCTTTGGGACAAGACACTGCCCTACGATGCCGACCTCAAGGTAACACAA TACGCCGACTTAGATGAATTCCTGTCGGAGAACAACATACCTGATGGCCTGCCCGGCACCCATTTGGGACACTCAAGTGGTCTGGGCCACCGTTCCGATTCGCTGGGCCACGCAGCGGGCCTGTCGCTCGGCCTGGGCCACATAACCACAAAGCGGGAACGGTCGCCATCGCCATCCGATTGCATTAGTCCCGACACGCTAAATCCGCCATCGCCGGCCGAGTCAA CATTTTCGTTTGCATCATCGGGCCGTGACTTCGATCCGCGCACCCGAGCCTTCTCCGACGAGGAGCTCAAGCCCCAGCCGATGATCAAAAAGTCACGCAAACAATTCGTTCCAGATGAGCTCAAGGACGACAAGTACTGGGCCCGTCGGCGAAAGAACAACATTGCGGCGAAGCGATCCCGCGATGCCCGGCGCCAGAAGGAGAATCAAATCGCGATGCGAGCACGCTATTTGGAGAAGGAA AATGCAACATTACATCAGGAGGTGGAGCAGTTGAAACAGGAGAACATGGACTTGCGTGCACGTCTATCGAAATTCCAAGATGTGTAA
- the LOC108152321 gene encoding transcription factor mef2A isoform X8, translated as MRMDYQMPPPALALQQQQQQQQHGLQHQQNQLQLLQQQQQQQQQQQQQQQQQQHQQQQLLGNMAQTAALPPLSSLPLQVVHNLPHLLAGNTNNNSNNSNSNGSNNNSNNNQNLNNGCNNNLLRGSMQHQQHQQQQQQQQQQQLLNNLTNNLTNGNNVANGGTLPPPTQLLQHHLQHLAHVNVNAAAAVVAVAANSLQHATNNNNNNNNSSANTNTILNHNNLNIIINNHASLNNNNTNNSNNNNNNPTTPNANLTTATPTVNTASTVAQQQQAHENSLVNSLVGVINNSSNNNSNNSNTPNTNTNNNNTNSNSNAGGGAGGGATSDENNRWTQFQVQQLWKQHANYLNGKSTSNSKEIICPDDKYKEEGDIWNVEAQTAFLGPNLWDKTLPYDADLKVTQYADLDEFLSENNIPDGLPGTHLGHSSGLGHRSDSLGHAAGLSLGLGHITTKRERSPSPSDCISPDTLNPPSPAESIFDIPAFSFASSGRDFDPRTRAFSDEELKPQPMIKKSRKQFVPDELKDDKYWARRRKNNIAAKRSRDARRQKENQIAMRARYLEKENATLHQEVEQLKQENMDLRARLSKFQDV; from the exons ATGAGAATGGACTATCAAATGCCCCCGCCAGCATTGGccctgcaacagcaacaacagcagcagcagcatggcCTGCAACACCAACAGAATCAACTGCAGTtgttgcaacaacaacagcagcaacagcagcagcagcagcaacaacagcagcagcagcaacaccagcaacaacaattgcTGGGCAACATGGCGCAGACGGCGGCCTTGCCACCGCTGAGTAGCCTGCCCCTGCAAGTGGTGCACAATCTGCCGCATTTGCTGGCTGGCAACACAAACAATAAttccaacaacagcaacagtaatGGGAGCAACAATAACTCCAACAACAATCAGAATCTCAACAATGGATGCAACAACAATCTGCTACGCGGCAGCATGCAACAccaacagcaccagcagcaacaacaacagcaacagcagcagcaactgctCAACAATCTCACCAACAATCTCACCAACGGAAACAATGTTGCCAATGGAGGAACACTGCCGCCGCCCACGCAATTGTTGCAGCATCATCTGCAGCATTTGGCGCATGTGAATGTGAATGCAGCGGCGGCTGTTGTGGCAGTCGCAGCCAACAGTCTGCAACATgccacaaacaacaacaacaacaataacaacagtagtgcaaacaccaacaccattCTTAACCATAACAATCTCAatattataatcaacaatcaTGCCTCcctcaacaacaacaacaccaataatagcaacaacaacaacaacaatccaACAACACCAAATGCAAATCTCACCACAGCCACGCCCACTGTTAACACCGCCTCAACGGTggcacagcaacagcaggcgcATGAGAATAGTTTGGTCAACAGTTTAGTGGGTGTGAttaacaacagcagcaacaacaacagcaacaatagtAACACtcccaacaccaacaccaacaacaacaacaccaacagcaacagcaatgctggcggaggagcaggaggtggTGCCACCAGCGACGAGAACAATCGCTGGACACAATTCCAGGTGCAACAATTGTGGAAGCAACACGCCAACTATTTAAATG GCAAATCCACATCGAATAGCAAAGAAATCATCTGTCCGGATGACAAGTACAAGGAGGAGGGCGACATCTGGAATGTCGAGGCACAGACGGCGTTTCTTGGCCCAAACCTTTGGGACAAGACACTGCCCTACGATGCCGACCTCAAGGTAACACAA TACGCCGACTTAGATGAATTCCTGTCGGAGAACAACATACCTGATGGCCTGCCCGGCACCCATTTGGGACACTCAAGTGGTCTGGGCCACCGTTCCGATTCGCTGGGCCACGCAGCGGGCCTGTCGCTCGGCCTGGGCCACATAACCACAAAGCGGGAACGGTCGCCATCGCCATCCGATTGCATTAGTCCCGACACGCTAAATCCGCCATCGCCGGCCGAGTCAA TATTTGATATTCCAGCATTTTCGTTTGCATCATCGGGCCGTGACTTCGATCCGCGCACCCGAGCCTTCTCCGACGAGGAGCTCAAGCCCCAGCCGATGATCAAAAAGTCACGCAAACAATTCGTTCCAGATGAGCTCAAGGACGACAAGTACTGGGCCCGTCGGCGAAAGAACAACATTGCGGCGAAGCGATCCCGCGATGCCCGGCGCCAGAAGGAGAATCAAATCGCGATGCGAGCACGCTATTTGGAGAAGGAA AATGCAACATTACATCAGGAGGTGGAGCAGTTGAAACAGGAGAACATGGACTTGCGTGCACGTCTATCGAAATTCCAAGATGTGTAA
- the LOC108152321 gene encoding transcription factor mef2A isoform X9, with translation MRMDYQMPPPALALQQQQQQQQHGLQHQQNQLQLLQQQQQQQQQQQQQQQQQQHQQQQLLGNMAQTAALPPLSSLPLQVVHNLPHLLAGNTNNNSNNSNSNGSNNNSNNNQNLNNGCNNNLLRGSMQHQQHQQQQQQQQQQQLLNNLTNNLTNGNNVANGGTLPPPTQLLQHHLQHLAHVNVNAAAAVVAVAANSLQHATNNNNNNNNSSANTNTILNHNNLNIIINNHASLNNNNTNNSNNNNNNPTTPNANLTTATPTVNTASTVAQQQQAHENSLVNSLVGVINNSSNNNSNNSNTPNTNTNNNNTNSNSNAGGGAGGGATSDENNRWTQFQVQQLWKQHANYLNGKSTSNSKEIICPDDKYKEEGDIWNVEAQTAFLGPNLWDKTLPYDADLKVTQYADLDEFLSENNIPDGLPGTHLGHSSGLGHRSDSLGHAAGLSLGLGHITTKRERSPSPSDCISPDTLNPPSPAESTFSFASSGRDFDPRTRAFSDEELKPQPMIKKSRKQFVPDELKDDKYWARRRKNNIAAKRSRDARRQKENQIAMRARYLEKENATLHQEVEQLKQENMDLRARLSKFQDV, from the exons ATGAGAATGGACTATCAAATGCCCCCGCCAGCATTGGccctgcaacagcaacaacagcagcagcagcatggcCTGCAACACCAACAGAATCAACTGCAGTtgttgcaacaacaacagcagcaacagcagcagcagcagcaacaacagcagcagcagcaacaccagcaacaacaattgcTGGGCAACATGGCGCAGACGGCGGCCTTGCCACCGCTGAGTAGCCTGCCCCTGCAAGTGGTGCACAATCTGCCGCATTTGCTGGCTGGCAACACAAACAATAAttccaacaacagcaacagtaatGGGAGCAACAATAACTCCAACAACAATCAGAATCTCAACAATGGATGCAACAACAATCTGCTACGCGGCAGCATGCAACAccaacagcaccagcagcaacaacaacagcaacagcagcagcaactgctCAACAATCTCACCAACAATCTCACCAACGGAAACAATGTTGCCAATGGAGGAACACTGCCGCCGCCCACGCAATTGTTGCAGCATCATCTGCAGCATTTGGCGCATGTGAATGTGAATGCAGCGGCGGCTGTTGTGGCAGTCGCAGCCAACAGTCTGCAACATgccacaaacaacaacaacaacaataacaacagtagtgcaaacaccaacaccattCTTAACCATAACAATCTCAatattataatcaacaatcaTGCCTCcctcaacaacaacaacaccaataatagcaacaacaacaacaacaatccaACAACACCAAATGCAAATCTCACCACAGCCACGCCCACTGTTAACACCGCCTCAACGGTggcacagcaacagcaggcgcATGAGAATAGTTTGGTCAACAGTTTAGTGGGTGTGAttaacaacagcagcaacaacaacagcaacaatagtAACACtcccaacaccaacaccaacaacaacaacaccaacagcaacagcaatgctggcggaggagcaggaggtggTGCCACCAGCGACGAGAACAATCGCTGGACACAATTCCAGGTGCAACAATTGTGGAAGCAACACGCCAACTATTTAAATG GCAAATCCACATCGAATAGCAAAGAAATCATCTGTCCGGATGACAAGTACAAGGAGGAGGGCGACATCTGGAATGTCGAGGCACAGACGGCGTTTCTTGGCCCAAACCTTTGGGACAAGACACTGCCCTACGATGCCGACCTCAAGGTAACACAA TACGCCGACTTAGATGAATTCCTGTCGGAGAACAACATACCTGATGGCCTGCCCGGCACCCATTTGGGACACTCAAGTGGTCTGGGCCACCGTTCCGATTCGCTGGGCCACGCAGCGGGCCTGTCGCTCGGCCTGGGCCACATAACCACAAAGCGGGAACGGTCGCCATCGCCATCCGATTGCATTAGTCCCGACACGCTAAATCCGCCATCGCCGGCCGAGTCAA CATTTTCGTTTGCATCATCGGGCCGTGACTTCGATCCGCGCACCCGAGCCTTCTCCGACGAGGAGCTCAAGCCCCAGCCGATGATCAAAAAGTCACGCAAACAATTCGTTCCAGATGAGCTCAAGGACGACAAGTACTGGGCCCGTCGGCGAAAGAACAACATTGCGGCGAAGCGATCCCGCGATGCCCGGCGCCAGAAGGAGAATCAAATCGCGATGCGAGCACGCTATTTGGAGAAGGAA AATGCAACATTACATCAGGAGGTGGAGCAGTTGAAACAGGAGAACATGGACTTGCGTGCACGTCTATCGAAATTCCAAGATGTGTAA
- the LOC108152321 gene encoding uncharacterized protein DDB_G0283357 isoform X2 produces the protein MSSDTNSCASFFAQEHTNATLSQYFQQLNSQVAAAAAVASGGAPSSSNNNNNSSSSSSGNNSSGNSDSGNDGSLTGSTGTLDNHRSSVSSNDSGKSSAEGAGGGGGASGSASGSTSGLNAWALQQQQQTAALHHQQQQQQQQQQQQHLQQQQQAHAHQQHAAAVAAAQIQQQQHTHHAQQHAAAQQQQHHPHGPPHGPPHGPPHSHPAHPHPHSHQHPHHTHPQQQQQQQQHHHQQQQQQQQHAQQQQHHAAQLAHTLSSAAAAPAPNNSNSGSGSGSTHSIFGTGNFHYKSNNSWTLPTLTYQRLYQENPHYQRSAFMDPQGNGAAAAAAVAAAGCNVAAAAAAAAANVAGGGQAVVNASSNSSSSNTPAAGALNPNSNVVASQNSSNSNNNSSSNPNANTNVSSVDHVANAVAAAVIANEHQNHLNSLKARFQPSSSGRKSPFLGFICKANGKSTSNSKEIICPDDKYKEEGDIWNVEAQTAFLGPNLWDKTLPYDADLKYADLDEFLSENNIPDGLPGTHLGHSSGLGHRSDSLGHAAGLSLGLGHITTKRERSPSPSDCISPDTLNPPSPAESIFDIPAFSFASSGRDFDPRTRAFSDEELKPQPMIKKSRKQFVPDELKDDKYWARRRKNNIAAKRSRDARRQKENQIAMRARYLEKENATLHQEVEQLKQENMDLRARLSKFQDV, from the exons ATGTCGTCGGATACGAACTCGTGCGCCAGCTTCTTTGCCCAGGAGCATACCAATGCCACACTGTCGCAGTACTTCCAGCAGCTCAACTCTCAGGTGGCTGCCGCTGCGGCCGTGGCCAGTGGCGGGgcccccagcagcagcaacaacaacaacaacagcagcagcagcagcagtggcaacaatagcagcggcaacagcgacaGTGGCAACGATGGCAGCCTCACCGGATCGACGGGCACCCTGGATAACCATCGCAGCAGCGTCAGCAGCAATGATTCGGGCAAGAGCAGTGCAGAGGGCGCTGGCGGTGGAGGcggtgccagtggcagtgccagtggcagcaCCAGTGGCTTGAATGCCTGGgccctgcagcagcagcaacagacgGCAGCGttgcaccaccagcagcagcaacagcagcaacagcaacagcagcaacatttacagcagcagcagcaggcgcatGCACACCAGCAACATGCTGCCGCTGTGGCTGCCGCGCAGatccagcagcaacaacacacacatcACGCTCAACAGCATGCcgctgcccagcagcagcagcaccatccCCATGGACCGCCTCATGGACCTCCCCATGGACCGCCCCATAGCCACCCAGCGCATCCACACCCCCACTCGCACCAGCACCCGCACCACACCcacccacagcagcaacagcagcagcaacaacatcatcaccagcaacagcaacagcagcagcaacacgcccaacagcaacaacatcacGCCGCCCAACTGGCCCACACCCTCTCCtcggcagcggcagcccccgcccccaacaacagcaacagcggaAGTGGAAGCGGCAGCACCCACTCCATCTTCGGAACCGGAAATTTCCACTACAAGAGCAACAACTCGTGGACCCTGCCGACGCTCACGTACCAGAGGCTCTACCAGGAGAACCCCCACTACCAGCGGAGCGCCTTCATGGATCCCCAGGGGAATggggcggcagcagcagcagcagtggccgCTGCCGGCTGCaatgtggcagcagcagctgcggcCGCGGCTGCCAATGTTGCTGGTGGCGGTCAGGCCGTCGTCAATGCGAGCTCCAATAGCTCCAGCAGCAACACTCCAGCAGCGGGAGCCCTCAATCCCAACAGCAATGTGGTGGCCAGTCAAAATagtagcaacagcaacaacaacagcagcagcaaccccAACGCCAACACTAATGTGTCCTCCGTGGATCATGTGGCAAatgcagtggcagcggcagtgaTTGCCAACGAGCATCAGAACCATTTGAACAGCCTCAAGGCGAGATTTCAGCCATCTAGCTCAG GCAGGAAATCACCATTTTTGGGTTTTATTTGCAAAGCAAACG GCAAATCCACATCGAATAGCAAAGAAATCATCTGTCCGGATGACAAGTACAAGGAGGAGGGCGACATCTGGAATGTCGAGGCACAGACGGCGTTTCTTGGCCCAAACCTTTGGGACAAGACACTGCCCTACGATGCCGACCTCAAG TACGCCGACTTAGATGAATTCCTGTCGGAGAACAACATACCTGATGGCCTGCCCGGCACCCATTTGGGACACTCAAGTGGTCTGGGCCACCGTTCCGATTCGCTGGGCCACGCAGCGGGCCTGTCGCTCGGCCTGGGCCACATAACCACAAAGCGGGAACGGTCGCCATCGCCATCCGATTGCATTAGTCCCGACACGCTAAATCCGCCATCGCCGGCCGAGTCAA TATTTGATATTCCAGCATTTTCGTTTGCATCATCGGGCCGTGACTTCGATCCGCGCACCCGAGCCTTCTCCGACGAGGAGCTCAAGCCCCAGCCGATGATCAAAAAGTCACGCAAACAATTCGTTCCAGATGAGCTCAAGGACGACAAGTACTGGGCCCGTCGGCGAAAGAACAACATTGCGGCGAAGCGATCCCGCGATGCCCGGCGCCAGAAGGAGAATCAAATCGCGATGCGAGCACGCTATTTGGAGAAGGAA AATGCAACATTACATCAGGAGGTGGAGCAGTTGAAACAGGAGAACATGGACTTGCGTGCACGTCTATCGAAATTCCAAGATGTGTAA
- the LOC108152321 gene encoding DNA N6-methyl adenine demethylase isoform X10, giving the protein MSSDTNSCASFFAQEHTNATLSQYFQQLNSQVAAAAAVASGGAPSSSNNNNNSSSSSSGNNSSGNSDSGNDGSLTGSTGTLDNHRSSVSSNDSGKSSAEGAGGGGGASGSASGSTSGLNAWALQQQQQTAALHHQQQQQQQQQQQQHLQQQQQAHAHQQHAAAVAAAQIQQQQHTHHAQQHAAAQQQQHHPHGPPHGPPHGPPHSHPAHPHPHSHQHPHHTHPQQQQQQQQHHHQQQQQQQQHAQQQQHHAAQLAHTLSSAAAAPAPNNSNSGSGSGSTHSIFGTGNFHYKSNNSWTLPTLTYQRLYQENPHYQRSAFMDPQGNGAAAAAAVAAAGCNVAAAAAAAAANVAGGGQAVVNASSNSSSSNTPAAGALNPNSNVVASQNSSNSNNNSSSNPNANTNVSSVDHVANAVAAAVIANEHQNHLNSLKARFQPSSSGKLQST; this is encoded by the exons ATGTCGTCGGATACGAACTCGTGCGCCAGCTTCTTTGCCCAGGAGCATACCAATGCCACACTGTCGCAGTACTTCCAGCAGCTCAACTCTCAGGTGGCTGCCGCTGCGGCCGTGGCCAGTGGCGGGgcccccagcagcagcaacaacaacaacaacagcagcagcagcagcagtggcaacaatagcagcggcaacagcgacaGTGGCAACGATGGCAGCCTCACCGGATCGACGGGCACCCTGGATAACCATCGCAGCAGCGTCAGCAGCAATGATTCGGGCAAGAGCAGTGCAGAGGGCGCTGGCGGTGGAGGcggtgccagtggcagtgccagtggcagcaCCAGTGGCTTGAATGCCTGGgccctgcagcagcagcaacagacgGCAGCGttgcaccaccagcagcagcaacagcagcaacagcaacagcagcaacatttacagcagcagcagcaggcgcatGCACACCAGCAACATGCTGCCGCTGTGGCTGCCGCGCAGatccagcagcaacaacacacacatcACGCTCAACAGCATGCcgctgcccagcagcagcagcaccatccCCATGGACCGCCTCATGGACCTCCCCATGGACCGCCCCATAGCCACCCAGCGCATCCACACCCCCACTCGCACCAGCACCCGCACCACACCcacccacagcagcaacagcagcagcaacaacatcatcaccagcaacagcaacagcagcagcaacacgcccaacagcaacaacatcacGCCGCCCAACTGGCCCACACCCTCTCCtcggcagcggcagcccccgcccccaacaacagcaacagcggaAGTGGAAGCGGCAGCACCCACTCCATCTTCGGAACCGGAAATTTCCACTACAAGAGCAACAACTCGTGGACCCTGCCGACGCTCACGTACCAGAGGCTCTACCAGGAGAACCCCCACTACCAGCGGAGCGCCTTCATGGATCCCCAGGGGAATggggcggcagcagcagcagcagtggccgCTGCCGGCTGCaatgtggcagcagcagctgcggcCGCGGCTGCCAATGTTGCTGGTGGCGGTCAGGCCGTCGTCAATGCGAGCTCCAATAGCTCCAGCAGCAACACTCCAGCAGCGGGAGCCCTCAATCCCAACAGCAATGTGGTGGCCAGTCAAAATagtagcaacagcaacaacaacagcagcagcaaccccAACGCCAACACTAATGTGTCCTCCGTGGATCATGTGGCAAatgcagtggcagcggcagtgaTTGCCAACGAGCATCAGAACCATTTGAACAGCCTCAAGGCGAGATTTCAGCCATCTAGCTCAG GTAAGCTTCAATCGACTTGA